The DNA region ACGCTCACGTCGGTGAGTCCCGACGTCGCGGCCTGGCAGACATACTCAAAGTGCGGCGTGCCACCGCGGATCACGACGCCGAGGGCCACCACTGCGTCGAAGTGCGGTGCCAGCCGCGCGGCAGCGACCGGCAGCTCAAAGCTGCCGGGCACGCGCAGGACGGTCGGTTCGCTGATCCCGGCGTCCTTGGCGGCCCGCAGGGCGCCGTCCAGGAGGCCGTCCATGATCTGGGTGTGCCAGCTGGCTGCCACAATGGCCAGCCGGAGTTGCGACGTTTCCGCCGGGTTGAGGGTGGTGAGGTCGATATCTGGTGCGCCGTGTCCGCTCATGCGTAATCCGTGGTCCGTTCAGTCTTGTTGGTAGTCGAAGGTGTCAGCCCCGGTGGCGGGCACCGTTGCGATGTGGGTGTCCAGCGTCAGCCGGTGCTCCATGCGGTCCTTTTTGGTCTGCAGGTAGCGGATGTTCTGGTCGCGGGAGGGCACTTCAGTGGGGACCATCTCCACCACCTTCACGCCGGCCTTCGCGAGCCTGTTCTGCTTATCCGGGTTGTTGCTCAACAGCCGGACCTCATGCAGGCCCATCTCGGCGAGGACCTGGGCGGCTGCGTTGTAGCAGCGGGCATCCACCGGCAGCCCCAGCTGCTCGTTGGCCTCAACGGTATCGAAGCCGGCCTCCTGGAGGGCGTAGGCCTTGATCTTGTTGGCCAGTCCGATCCCCCGCCCCTCCTGCCCGCGCAGGTACAGCAGCGTTCCGCCGTACTCCTGGATCATCTCCAGGGCGTAGGCCAGCTGTTCACCGCAGTCGCAGCGGTAGGAGCCGAAGATATCGCCGGTAAGGCACTCCGAGTGCAACCGGACCAGCGGGGCTTTGCCGTCCTTGGGCGGGTTGGGCGAGCTCACGGCTAAGTGCTCGGCGCCGGTAACCAGATCTGTCCATGCCTGCGCCACAAAATCACCAAACGCTGTGGGCAGCTGGACAATGGGACCGCCGCTCACGGGATGCGGGACCTTGCCATTTCCGGCCTGTCCATGGTGATGGCCATTGCCGGACGGCCCGTGGTTGTAGCTGCTCTGGTGACTGTCGTCAGCACCCCTGGTTGACGTCATCGTTTCTCCTCTTCTCCACCCAGGCGTAATGCCCGGGTGTCATTCTCCGCGGTGGCCGCAGCCCCTGCTTCCAGGTAGGCCACCAGATCCTCGATCGAGATCAGGGGGCAACCGTGTTCGGCGGCGAAAGTCCGCAGCCCGTCCAACCGCATCATCTCACCGTCGTCATACACAACCTCGGCGATCACGCCCACGGGTTCAAGGCCGGCCAGCCGGCACAGGTCCACAGCGGCCTCGGTGTGGCCGGGGCGCTCACGCACTCCCCCCTTAACGGCCCGGAGCGGAAAAATATGCCCGGGCCGCGTCACGGACGCCGGTCCCGCGCCCGGATCAGCCAGGACGCGGGCGGTCAAGGCCCGGTCCGTTGCAGAGATACCGGTGCTCACCCCTACGGCGGCATCGCAGGAGACGGTGTACGCCGTGCCTTTGGCGTCCTCGTTGACGGCCACCATGGGCGGCAGCGCCAAGCCGTCAGCGCGGTCGCCGGAAAGCGGGACGCAGATGACGCCGGAGGAGTACCTGATGGTCCAGCCCATCAGGGCCGGAGTGGCATGCTGCGCTGCGAAGATGATGTCGCCTTCGTTTTCGCGGTCCTCGTTGTCCACCACCAGCACGGGCCTGCCCGCCGCCATGGCACGGACCGCGTCTTCGATGGGATCAAGCCTTAGGGCATCGGCCAGCGCCGGCACCAGCCGGGCCGTGCCGTTCATCGTGCTGCCCCGGCGGCAGCGGCGGTGCCGGCTCCGTCGCCGCTGCCGGAAGCCGGGCTTCCGGAAGCCACGTTTCCGGAAGCCACCCTGCCGGAACCCGTGCTGAAGGCGAGGAGGCGTTCGGTGTATTTGGCGAGCACATCCACTTCGAGGTTGACCTTGCTGCCGGCCGATTTCGCGCCCAGGCCGGTCTCAGCCAGGGTTGTGGGGATCAGCCCCACTTCAAACCACGGCTCCGGGTCCGACGCCGGGCTGACCGCAGTCACGGTGAGCGAGACGCCGTCGATCGCTATGGAGCCCTTTTCGGCGATGTAGCGGGCA from Arthrobacter pascens includes:
- the ribH gene encoding 6,7-dimethyl-8-ribityllumazine synthase; the encoded protein is MSGHGAPDIDLTTLNPAETSQLRLAIVAASWHTQIMDGLLDGALRAAKDAGISEPTVLRVPGSFELPVAAARLAPHFDAVVALGVVIRGGTPHFEYVCQAATSGLTDVSVSTGVPVGFGVLTCDTEQQGLDRAGLPGSSEDKGHEAVTAALATAVVLKQYR
- the ribA gene encoding GTP cyclohydrolase II, with the protein product MTSTRGADDSHQSSYNHGPSGNGHHHGQAGNGKVPHPVSGGPIVQLPTAFGDFVAQAWTDLVTGAEHLAVSSPNPPKDGKAPLVRLHSECLTGDIFGSYRCDCGEQLAYALEMIQEYGGTLLYLRGQEGRGIGLANKIKAYALQEAGFDTVEANEQLGLPVDARCYNAAAQVLAEMGLHEVRLLSNNPDKQNRLAKAGVKVVEMVPTEVPSRDQNIRYLQTKKDRMEHRLTLDTHIATVPATGADTFDYQQD
- the ribB gene encoding 3,4-dihydroxy-2-butanone-4-phosphate synthase, which gives rise to MNGTARLVPALADALRLDPIEDAVRAMAAGRPVLVVDNEDRENEGDIIFAAQHATPALMGWTIRYSSGVICVPLSGDRADGLALPPMVAVNEDAKGTAYTVSCDAAVGVSTGISATDRALTARVLADPGAGPASVTRPGHIFPLRAVKGGVRERPGHTEAAVDLCRLAGLEPVGVIAEVVYDDGEMMRLDGLRTFAAEHGCPLISIEDLVAYLEAGAAATAENDTRALRLGGEEEKR